Sequence from the Plasmodium yoelii strain 17X genome assembly, chromosome: 10 genome:
ttatcttcaaaaattatggtcaaaaataaaaactttcttatatcaatcattattGATATTCCTGGAATAACCACTACTATTCGAACCATATATAATGGttcattttctttacttGTTCTCTTAAATATCGTCGTTGAATTCGTTTATCAAAtccaaataatatatgctctccatagataaatatataatcactttatataatatatatatcaatatgTAACatcaaatattaaatatgttatttttattcatttgaaAAAGTATAacaaaacataataataaagagtCCCTatcttgatttttttttttttttgtatgatttatattctttaaaaaagaatttaacatatttacaACATTCAATAATTATTTCAATTGAAAGAACTACATTCATAATAacaaatacaaaataaatcaatCCGGGTACCAATAACGACAAAACAAGCAGCGTCAACAACACCCCCCTCACCATTAATTTTTTGGTCAATTTTGTTAACTTTCGCTTAGTTTTTGATTCATTTTCGATATTTGAATCGACCCCATAATGCTCAGTCCCCACGAtatttctttcatttttcaaTTGTTTAAAGTCTTCTTCTGATACAGGATTATTTTGTATCAGTTCTATTGctaatttattattctttatattatcaagctctttttttgtttcttcTATTTCTTTGTGAAGTTCATCAATTAACTTTTTAGTTCTTTTATCTAAACTATTTAAATCGggtaatgtattattttctttatgcTTCTTTACATGTGAATCTATAATATTTCgaagatattttatttcttcatcatcatcattgtACTCATTAAGTTGATTTGCAAGACTCAAAGTTGattcataataataatttaaatcgaATCGGTTATCTGTATCCCCTAATATCCTATTATTTctaaaatttgttatattcCTTTCATGATATATGTTTCtctcatttatataatataattcctgaaaagaaatgaaatatttattaacatgtgtgtaattaattttaattaactTAAATGTTTTACCAATACAtcaaacaataatataaggTTAATGCAAAACAATAAATAcgataattataatgaaatattattaataataaaagaagatAGTGTGTAACTTACATTTTTaacatattcaaaaaaacaaataataattgaaaaaaaaacaaattttaaaatactgACTCTCATTTTTagctttatttattaaataaatgaatatatctataaaaaacatggaatatatttcatttattaactttttccactttctataaaatttataattgttATAATCAATTTcgttatattcattaaaaccATTCattgatataaatattaaccTTTCTATAAAAGATAcacaatttttaatataatttataatgcATTAGTACATTTAGTGATACGGCTCTAATATATTGTGAacttttatatttccattattcCTTACATATgaaaactaataaatatcaattcaaataataaaatattagatacatatatattttatatattaatacatacaAACATATAATGAAAACATTAACCATCGTTGctatttacatttaaatggtttctaatttattatattttattgttgcATTCCtccaattttaaatattacttAATAATATTCTCCATTTTACTACCacttttttgtaaaaatattttttttcatagaTTCCTATATAATCATTctgtttataaatatatctcataatatacatatcaaataacaaaaataatacacaTGGAACcagtttatttttatcccaaatcgaaaaatgaaatatactcaatcatatttatttaacagATTCTTAGACACCTTTCTCATTTAAACAATATTGTGacttttataattaataatgaaatacaaacaaatattataattccatcatatagaaaaattattttttattatgaaatATGAAACAAACTCTTGACATgtaccatatatatattatagacaaatttactatttatattctttaaatTTGACTTCAAATATAACTTAATTAAAATGATCACTTTGGATAATTTagttttcttttataaaaaaaaaaaaaaaattaattaataaatggtaCAGGGTCGGCCTACATAACTTTGTGTATATTTAATACTGATCCTTTCCTCGTGAATGGGGTTTATAACAGgggttttcatttttttcacatcaactgattttataattattgcATCGCTCTTTCTCTCCATTTTCAGCTCggttaaaaattaatacacaCTTTCATTACAAAACCCCATTATAGTTGAAGGGAAATCCTTCATATCAAATAATGccatttattttctttcacCGTTTAAtcaaatacaaaaaaagcacaaaaatttaatataattccTAAATCCCTTAAAATAAAACCAGATGAAACACAATCATTTCCGTTTACAACATTATTAAACACCATACATATGATTCGATATCCAACATCAAAACAacaatttaaatcaaaaaaacataaatccCTATTCCGAATTCCCCCAAAACATTTTAATTACAAACCATACTcataatatgataaatatcAATATATCCCGAAGAAATTcaattattaaaagaaaaataattttatactgatttaaaatatgtaacCAGTCTATACAAATAAAGATTTTAAAGAAGTTTATTATAACGTATTTTCGAaaattaatgataaaaatccACAAGGTGTTAATTATGACCAGTTTAATCAATTAGGTGATAATATACAAACACCATCTGgatattcatttaattttaaatataatgcaTCATTGCAAAAAGCTAaacaaaaatttaaacaaaaagtatatccatcacttctttattttcaccattatatgaacatcacttcttcattttcaccattatatgaacatcatttctttattttcaccattatatgaacatcacttctttattttcaccattatatgaacatcacttcttcattttcaccattatatgaacatcacttctttattttcaccattatatgaacatcatttctttattttcaccattatatgaacatcatttctttattttcaccaTTATATGAACATCACTGCTTTATTTTCACCATTATATGAACatcatttctttattttcaccattatatgaacatcatttctttattttcaccaTAATATGAACatcatttctttattttcaccattatatgaacatcatttctttattttaccCCTTTACAAACCAAAATTTCCATTCACCATAACAATATTAATgtacatttatataaactTTATTCAAAATCTAAGAAATTAATCATAAACAACGAAGATGTGTGCAATTTTCCAACATTATTCATTTCTTCCACTATTTAATGATACAATAACATAGTTACTTTCctatttcattttaatgaTCCTAATTTTTTGCTTGTTTACTTCCCcattattaattaatatcCTTATTCAAATAAGATAACACTATATATCCCCCAAAATACATTTCAATTACAATTTCTTTCATGATTTTGcttaattttgttttaatttatgtgattttataatacttattaatctatatataatttattgaccactattataataaaataaaactccAATAACCATtacatacatttttataatattattttacacACTTACCACCattttaaatcaaaaatagAAAAGTATATATCTACAAAATGATCagaatttaattattgactttttatttttctcattttacatatattatcaCACCTATAACATTTAAACATTATATCacctttatttttacatatctCAATCAGAGtaaaaaatacaacaaataatttaaataaaaaatctcATCATATACCAAATATATTGATTAATTCCATCCTTttttaatcaaaatatacagaaatttgaattataattatattataattttctttatagATATTACACCaccatatttataataatgaacaaaatatatctgacttatttaaaatttatatacctTTTAAATTGGGACCCATAAATTTGAACATTAAATCGGGACCCATAAATCTGCAACATTAAATCGGGACCCTggacattttttaattaccaaaaaaattaaatattcctatcttaatattatttattggattttattttgcattttattgttataatcAACTTTATAATTACATTAATTCGctttatacatttattatattataatatttttacttaattatgcaaaaatcaAATTAACAAAAGCATTATATTGTTGCCTTTTTGTTGGCAATAAATGTATTAACCCCAAGATCTAATAATTATGTTGAAGCAGACCCagaaattataaacaaaacaaaaaaaatgctaagtcgtttattaaaaaagttaaaaataacaaaactGCAGTTATATCTACTTTATTGAAACATTAGCACTAACATTTGGTGCTACGTTTGATGTAATCCATTATCAAAAGAATGGAATTACTAAAAAACAATCATCCAACAGTGAAACAAAACCCTTAACTGTTCCACTGAAAACACAATATCAGATAATAAAAGTACATCATCAACAATAAAAAGTGATACCAAACCATCACCATATAATTATACAATAACATAGTACCCACCAATATCACATTGTAGTTACtgattcatattatatattttcatgaCATATTTGAGAATAAACCCAAAATTCAAGTATATCACACACTCtgtaaaaattaattgaTATAATTGATATAGTTAAACAAATGTCAATAATTCGAGACATTTAAGTatctttatattataaatctCCCTTTTTtgtaacattttattttaatttgtatatcccatatatatatgtaatcaTATATTggatttattaaaatgtgtcaatattttatattgcaATTCAAAACTTATATATGTCCCCATCCTTCCTTTATAATGATTTAATTCCGATACACCATTGAAAAACCTTTTTGTTTTCCGATATTCCCCAATTTGTTAccataaaaaacatattccTCATGTAATACTTATATGTCCTGTTACTTGTgtcatttataataaaaataaacccTGATTTATTCATTATTCCCAGTAGCATCACGACTTATTGTTTATTCCCAGTAGCATCACGACTTATTCTTTACTCCCAGTAGCATCACGACTTATTGTTTATTCCAAATAGTATCatgacatatttttatttgtaagtGATGTTTGATCTTAATACCATTATTGTAATGGAATTAATGAAGTGATCAGAATGATTCAATACAAATGTTACATTATatgtaatcattttttatattgttatttaaaacatataataccaatgtattttatgcatatatatacacattataataaaccaactaaaacatttttgctttaaaaaaaaattatatacattcatagaaaaaataaaatataacataaatgtAGAATGAAAATAAGCAAtttctttaaataaaaatattcataaaatgaacatattatgatatatataattcaatataaccatGAGCCCTGATCCCTAAACCTTTATTCCAATCTGAAATTGATTCTGAAGATGATATTAAAAgtggaaaattaaaaaaaatcttTGTTAACTTAAGTGGATACAttgttgaaaaaataaacaaatatgtttatatcgACTATGTAACCggtatacatattttaataacttaaaattttattccacattttgttttgttatttctttatcctattttacatttatataaatgtaaatatttccAATATATGCTATTCATCCACACAAaactataatattttcttttatatatttatacattattgttttttgttCACAGATTACTATTAATACCCCTATTATTGGAAATTTATTAACTGAAATAATTCACTCACCacaaatacaaaatattatgaGATTATGCATCATATTTTCCATGGAATAAATGTACATTTATCATAATGTTTTTTATCATCTTAATGTTGTAAtacattattaataaaataaatatcctTTCATATATCCTGtctatttaaattattgCCATAaccacattttttaatatactttGTTTCTGTACTATTTctcttattttcattatttttatacaacACCCCATCGTTATTATCAAccttataaattattaactaTATCAATCAAAATCCTCTAACTCATCtattaatgatttattttatctttcttttttttctcttaaatttTATCTTTGGAACTCTTTCGAATTCCAAATgatgaatactaatatatttttagagttataaaaaaggaaGTTATAATTGAAATCAAATAAATCAGTCATACAACACTGTTTTATATAgattaataaaatacatatatttatattataatattacaaaaaatacattttttaattgtctATATAAGCCAAATTActtatattaatatgcagtttaattattatttttaatacttaTATTGAATTTTAAAGTCAGATTCAAAGAATCTGAACCCAAAACAAAaactataattatatttattattctaaAGAATCgccttttcttttataaagataaaaaataaacaacaaaaataaaattataaatggtACAGGATCGGCCTTCataagtttatatatatttaataatggaTATATTCCCCAATAAGTGGGATTTATAAAATGGTTagtctgtttttttttagatgaatttataattatttccaCTTTTTTCTTTCGATCATTTGAGTTTATAAACTGTTTATCCTGTTTTTTGGGAGTagatgaattt
This genomic interval carries:
- a CDS encoding fam-b protein, with the protein product MRVSILKFVFFSIIICFFEYVKNELYYINERNIYHERNITNFRNNRILGDTDNRFDLNYYYESTLSLANQLNEYNDDDEEIKYLRNIIDSHVKKHKENNTLPDLNSLDKRTKKLIDELHKEIEETKKELDNIKNNKLAIELIQNNPVSEEDFKQLKNERNIVGTEHYGVDSNIENESKTKRKLTKLTKKLMVRGVLLTLLVLSLLVPGLIYFVFVIMNVVLSIEIIIECCKYVKFFFKEYKSYKKKKKSR